In the Epinephelus lanceolatus isolate andai-2023 chromosome 6, ASM4190304v1, whole genome shotgun sequence genome, one interval contains:
- the LOC117253451 gene encoding WD repeat-containing protein 47-like isoform X1: MTAEETISIKEAEVIKVMLDFLNSRKLHISMLALEKESGVINGLYSDDMLFLRQLILDGQWEEVLQFIQPLEGMDKFDKKRFRYIILKQKFLEALCVNNAMSAAEDPQNLELTMQAAVKCLHSLEEFCPSKDDYSKLCLLLTLPRLTHHAEFKDWNPSTARVHCFEEACAMVAEFIPADRKLSEAGFRASGNRLFQLLIKGILYECCVEFCQSKATGEEITEGEVLLGVDLLCGNGCDELDLSLLSWLQNVSPGAFSCAFEQKTLNIHVDRLVKPSKAGHADLLTPLINRLSPCCPTSPFRQRPHSADTYMSRSLNPALDGLSHGLAAQDKRGMEANMKSALSRSLVENNVHQQDDSPEKKHPQGLDGPNTTRTPLTPGKDGGPPSNTETNERADSSEHIQEYYRQRLRVQQHLEQKQQQRQLYQQMLLEGGVKPMDGAQNNLTETFLSRSIQKLEEMNVGIDHRGNEVMTQWNGLPGNTSTSSPRSANTRHTPDTGPPRDKPGGGVSSTPLRTGSQGLPFLNESPVPVSQSAERIRASCPTVQDDSGCSTTRNSHEPGKSKSQFVKVNQLEDTQAVRAVAFHPSGALYAVGSNSKTLRVCAYPETLTPSGSGAVKQPAVRFRRNKHHKGSIYCVAWSHCGQLLATGSNDKFVKVLPFNADSCNATGPDLEFSMHDGTIRDLAFMEGPESGGSILISAGAGDCNIYTTDCQRGQGLHALSGHTGHILTLYTWGGWMIASGSQDKTVRFWDLRVPSCVRVVGTTLHGTGSAVASVAVDPSGRLLATGQEDSTCMLYDIKGGRIVQTYRPHGSDIRSVRFSPGAHHLLTGSYDNKIIISDLQGDLTKPLPQTVAGEHWDKVIQCRWHPHDQTFLSSSADRTVVLWAPGP, translated from the exons ATGACGGCAGAGGAGACAATCAGCATCAAGGAGGCGGAGGTGATCAAGGTGATGCTGGACTTCCTGAACTCCAGGAAGCTGCACATCAGCATGCTGGCCTTAGAGAAGGAGAGCGGCGTCATTAATGGACTCTACTCTGACGACATGCTCTTCCTCAG GCAGCTCATTCTGGATGGCCAGTGGGAGGAGGTGTTGCAGTTCATTCAACCTCTAGAAGGAATGGACAAGTTTGACAAGAAAAG GTTCCGCTACATCATCCTGAAGCAGAAGTTCCTGGAGGCTCTGTGTGTAAATAACGCCATGTCTGCTGCTGAAGACCCTCAGAAT CTGGAGCTCACCATGCAGGCAGCAGTCAAGTGCCTCCACAGTCTGGAGGAGTTCTGTCCATCCAAGGACGACTACAGCAAGCTGTGTCTCCTCCTCACCCTGCCGCGCCTCACCCACCACGCCGAGTTCAAAGACTGGAACCCGAGCACGGCGCGTGTCCATTGCTTTGAGGAGGCCTGCGCCATGGTGGCTGAGTTCATCCCTGCGGACAGGAAGCTGAGCGAGGCAGGCTTCAGGGCGAGTGGAAACCGCCTCTTCCAGCTGCTCATCAAAGGGATCCTTTATGAATGCTGTGTCGAGTTCTGTCAG AGTAAAGCAACTGGCGAGGAAATCACAGAGGGCGAGGTGTTGCTCGGTGTGGATTTGCTCTGCGGGAACGGCTGTGACGAACTGGACTTGTCGCTGCTCTCCTGGCTGCAGAACGTCTCTCCGGGTGCCTTCTCTTGCGCCTTCGAGCAAAAAACCCTCAACATCCACGTGGACCGCCTGGTGAAGCCCAGCAAGGCCGGTCACGCCGACCTCCTCACTCCTTTAATCAACCGCCTGTCCCCGTGCTGCCCCACCTCGCCCTTCCGCCAGAGGCCTCATTCAGCGGACACCTACATGTCCAGGTCCCTCAATCCGGCTTTGGATGGCCTGTCCCACGGTCTGGCGGCCCAGGACAAGAGAGGCATGGAGGCGAACATGAAGTCTGCCCTCAGTCGGAGCCTGGTGGAGAATAATGTGCACCAGCAGGACGATTCACCTGAAAA GAAGCACCCTCAAGGGCTGGATGGACCCAACACCACACGCACGCCTCTGACCCCTGGAAAAGATGGTGGCCCTCCCTCcaacacagaaacaaatgag CGTGCTGATTCCTCAGAGCACATCCAGGAGTACTACAGGCAGCGTCTCCGCGTGCAGCAGCATCTggagcagaagcagcagcagagacagctTTACCAGCAGATGCTGCTGGAGGGAGGGGTGAAGCCAATGGACGGAGCCCAAAACAACCTCACAGAGACCTTCCTCAGCAG GTCCATTCAGAAGTTGGAGGAGATGAACGTGGGCATTGACCACAGAGGAAACGAGGTGATGACACAGTGGAACGGACTGCCGGGGAACACCAGCACTTCCAGTCCCAGAAGCGCCAACACCCGACACACCCCAGACACCGGGCCGCCGAGGGATAAGCCAGgtggaggggtcagcagcaCACCATTAAGGACCGGGAGCCAGGGCTTGCCTTTCCTCAACGAGTCTCCAGTTCCTGTCAGTCAGAG TGCTGAGAGGATCAGAGCGTCTTGCCCCACAGTCCAAGATGATTCTGGCTGCTCTACGACACGTAATTCACATGAG CCGGGGAAGTCCAAATCACAGTTTGTTAAAGTGAACCAGCTGGAGGACACGCAGGCAGTGCGTGCAGTGGCCTTCCATCCCTCTGGAGCGCTGTACGCTGTCGGCTCCAATTCGAAAACCCTGAGGGTCTGTGCCTACCCAGAAACACTGACACCCAG TGGTTCTGGTGCAGTGAAGCAGCCGGCAGTGCGCTTCAGGAGGAACAAACACCACAAGGGCTCAATCTACTGTGTCGCCTGGAGCCACTGCGGACAACTGTTGGCTACTGGCTCCAATGATAAATTCGTCAAAGTCCTGCCTTTCAATGCAGACAGCTGCAATGCCACAG GCCCCGACCTGGAGTTCAGCATGCACGATGGCACCATCAGGGACCTGGCTTTCATGGAGGGCCCTGAGAGTGGAGGATCCATTTTGATCAGTGCCGGAGCCGGAGACTGTAACATCTACACAACAGACTGTCAGAGAGGGCAGGGTCTTCACGCCCTGAGTGGACACACTG GTCACATTCTGACTCTGTACACGTGGGGAGGGTGGATGATTGCCTCAGGCTCTCAGGACAAGACAGTGCGGTTCTGGGACTTGCGGGTGCCAAGCTGTGTGAGGGTGGTGGGCACAACTCTGCATGGCACAG GAAGTGCAGTTGCCTCTGTGGCAGTGGATCCCAGCGGCCGCCTGCTGGCCACAGGTCAGGAGGATAGCACCTGCATGTTGTATGACATCAAAGGAGGCCGCATAGTCCAGACATACCGCCCCCACGGCAGCGACATCCGCTCAGTGCGCTTCTCACCTGGAGCCCATCATCTCCTCACCGGCTCTTACGACAACAAAATCATCATCAGCGATCTTCAAG GTGACCTAACAAAGCCCCTCCCTCAGACAGTGGCAGGGGAGCACTGGGACAAGGTGATCCAGTGTAGGTGGCACCCCCACGACCAaaccttcctctcctcctccgcaGATCGAACTGTCGTCCTCTGGGCACCGGGCCCCTGA
- the LOC117253451 gene encoding WD repeat-containing protein 47-like isoform X2: MDKFDKKRFRYIILKQKFLEALCVNNAMSAAEDPQNLELTMQAAVKCLHSLEEFCPSKDDYSKLCLLLTLPRLTHHAEFKDWNPSTARVHCFEEACAMVAEFIPADRKLSEAGFRASGNRLFQLLIKGILYECCVEFCQSKATGEEITEGEVLLGVDLLCGNGCDELDLSLLSWLQNVSPGAFSCAFEQKTLNIHVDRLVKPSKAGHADLLTPLINRLSPCCPTSPFRQRPHSADTYMSRSLNPALDGLSHGLAAQDKRGMEANMKSALSRSLVENNVHQQDDSPEKKHPQGLDGPNTTRTPLTPGKDGGPPSNTETNERADSSEHIQEYYRQRLRVQQHLEQKQQQRQLYQQMLLEGGVKPMDGAQNNLTETFLSRSIQKLEEMNVGIDHRGNEVMTQWNGLPGNTSTSSPRSANTRHTPDTGPPRDKPGGGVSSTPLRTGSQGLPFLNESPVPVSQSAERIRASCPTVQDDSGCSTTRNSHEPGKSKSQFVKVNQLEDTQAVRAVAFHPSGALYAVGSNSKTLRVCAYPETLTPSGSGAVKQPAVRFRRNKHHKGSIYCVAWSHCGQLLATGSNDKFVKVLPFNADSCNATGPDLEFSMHDGTIRDLAFMEGPESGGSILISAGAGDCNIYTTDCQRGQGLHALSGHTGHILTLYTWGGWMIASGSQDKTVRFWDLRVPSCVRVVGTTLHGTGSAVASVAVDPSGRLLATGQEDSTCMLYDIKGGRIVQTYRPHGSDIRSVRFSPGAHHLLTGSYDNKIIISDLQGDLTKPLPQTVAGEHWDKVIQCRWHPHDQTFLSSSADRTVVLWAPGP, translated from the exons ATGGACAAGTTTGACAAGAAAAG GTTCCGCTACATCATCCTGAAGCAGAAGTTCCTGGAGGCTCTGTGTGTAAATAACGCCATGTCTGCTGCTGAAGACCCTCAGAAT CTGGAGCTCACCATGCAGGCAGCAGTCAAGTGCCTCCACAGTCTGGAGGAGTTCTGTCCATCCAAGGACGACTACAGCAAGCTGTGTCTCCTCCTCACCCTGCCGCGCCTCACCCACCACGCCGAGTTCAAAGACTGGAACCCGAGCACGGCGCGTGTCCATTGCTTTGAGGAGGCCTGCGCCATGGTGGCTGAGTTCATCCCTGCGGACAGGAAGCTGAGCGAGGCAGGCTTCAGGGCGAGTGGAAACCGCCTCTTCCAGCTGCTCATCAAAGGGATCCTTTATGAATGCTGTGTCGAGTTCTGTCAG AGTAAAGCAACTGGCGAGGAAATCACAGAGGGCGAGGTGTTGCTCGGTGTGGATTTGCTCTGCGGGAACGGCTGTGACGAACTGGACTTGTCGCTGCTCTCCTGGCTGCAGAACGTCTCTCCGGGTGCCTTCTCTTGCGCCTTCGAGCAAAAAACCCTCAACATCCACGTGGACCGCCTGGTGAAGCCCAGCAAGGCCGGTCACGCCGACCTCCTCACTCCTTTAATCAACCGCCTGTCCCCGTGCTGCCCCACCTCGCCCTTCCGCCAGAGGCCTCATTCAGCGGACACCTACATGTCCAGGTCCCTCAATCCGGCTTTGGATGGCCTGTCCCACGGTCTGGCGGCCCAGGACAAGAGAGGCATGGAGGCGAACATGAAGTCTGCCCTCAGTCGGAGCCTGGTGGAGAATAATGTGCACCAGCAGGACGATTCACCTGAAAA GAAGCACCCTCAAGGGCTGGATGGACCCAACACCACACGCACGCCTCTGACCCCTGGAAAAGATGGTGGCCCTCCCTCcaacacagaaacaaatgag CGTGCTGATTCCTCAGAGCACATCCAGGAGTACTACAGGCAGCGTCTCCGCGTGCAGCAGCATCTggagcagaagcagcagcagagacagctTTACCAGCAGATGCTGCTGGAGGGAGGGGTGAAGCCAATGGACGGAGCCCAAAACAACCTCACAGAGACCTTCCTCAGCAG GTCCATTCAGAAGTTGGAGGAGATGAACGTGGGCATTGACCACAGAGGAAACGAGGTGATGACACAGTGGAACGGACTGCCGGGGAACACCAGCACTTCCAGTCCCAGAAGCGCCAACACCCGACACACCCCAGACACCGGGCCGCCGAGGGATAAGCCAGgtggaggggtcagcagcaCACCATTAAGGACCGGGAGCCAGGGCTTGCCTTTCCTCAACGAGTCTCCAGTTCCTGTCAGTCAGAG TGCTGAGAGGATCAGAGCGTCTTGCCCCACAGTCCAAGATGATTCTGGCTGCTCTACGACACGTAATTCACATGAG CCGGGGAAGTCCAAATCACAGTTTGTTAAAGTGAACCAGCTGGAGGACACGCAGGCAGTGCGTGCAGTGGCCTTCCATCCCTCTGGAGCGCTGTACGCTGTCGGCTCCAATTCGAAAACCCTGAGGGTCTGTGCCTACCCAGAAACACTGACACCCAG TGGTTCTGGTGCAGTGAAGCAGCCGGCAGTGCGCTTCAGGAGGAACAAACACCACAAGGGCTCAATCTACTGTGTCGCCTGGAGCCACTGCGGACAACTGTTGGCTACTGGCTCCAATGATAAATTCGTCAAAGTCCTGCCTTTCAATGCAGACAGCTGCAATGCCACAG GCCCCGACCTGGAGTTCAGCATGCACGATGGCACCATCAGGGACCTGGCTTTCATGGAGGGCCCTGAGAGTGGAGGATCCATTTTGATCAGTGCCGGAGCCGGAGACTGTAACATCTACACAACAGACTGTCAGAGAGGGCAGGGTCTTCACGCCCTGAGTGGACACACTG GTCACATTCTGACTCTGTACACGTGGGGAGGGTGGATGATTGCCTCAGGCTCTCAGGACAAGACAGTGCGGTTCTGGGACTTGCGGGTGCCAAGCTGTGTGAGGGTGGTGGGCACAACTCTGCATGGCACAG GAAGTGCAGTTGCCTCTGTGGCAGTGGATCCCAGCGGCCGCCTGCTGGCCACAGGTCAGGAGGATAGCACCTGCATGTTGTATGACATCAAAGGAGGCCGCATAGTCCAGACATACCGCCCCCACGGCAGCGACATCCGCTCAGTGCGCTTCTCACCTGGAGCCCATCATCTCCTCACCGGCTCTTACGACAACAAAATCATCATCAGCGATCTTCAAG GTGACCTAACAAAGCCCCTCCCTCAGACAGTGGCAGGGGAGCACTGGGACAAGGTGATCCAGTGTAGGTGGCACCCCCACGACCAaaccttcctctcctcctccgcaGATCGAACTGTCGTCCTCTGGGCACCGGGCCCCTGA
- the lim2.2 gene encoding lens intrinsic membrane protein 2.2, whose translation MLYTLAGGGTLCGVAALVLLIVATATDFWMQYRYSGSSANQGLWRFCINHKCHAHTITVAFWDATRAFMLLAVLSCFAGVVLGLSAFTNGTKNRRVRTGGIALVLSGFLALLALAIYTGVTVTFFGKRFLDWRFSWSYIIGWVAIILAFAAGVFQLCAYQRTTAEPPPSNNPDS comes from the exons ATGCTGTATACTTTAGCAGGAGGGGGCACGCTCTGCGGTGTGGCTGCCCTTGTGCTTCTCATCGTTGCTACAGCGACAGATTTCTGGATGCAGTATCGATACTCGGGTAGCTCGGCTAATCAAGGGCTTTGGAGGTTCTGCATCAACCACAAATGCCATGCCCACACCATAACTGTAG CCTTCTGGGACGCCACGCGGGCCTTTATGTTGCTGGCGGTGCTGAGCTGCTTCGCCGGTGTGGTGCTCGGCCTGAGCGCCTTCACTAACGGCACCAAGAACAGGAGGGTCCGTACAGGCGGCATTGCCCTGGTCCTGTCAG GTTTTCTTGCTCTGCTGGCTTTGGCAATTTACACTGGAGTGACTGTTACTTTCTTTGGCAAACGCTTCCTGGACTGGCGCTTTTCCTGGTCATACATCATTGGCTGGGTGGCCATCATTTTGGCTTTTGCAGCAG GTGTGTTCCAGCTCTGTGCTTACCAGCGGACCACTGCAGAACCCCCTCCTTCAAATAACCCGGACAGCTGA